In Phragmites australis chromosome 24, lpPhrAust1.1, whole genome shotgun sequence, the following are encoded in one genomic region:
- the LOC133906941 gene encoding auxin transporter-like protein 3, translating into MPQLLECCLPVLSPYKHTTPPLLCTLQPSTTHSHTHSHTSSLGDRRAQGMAAGSGGIADEKAPEAFGLSRHTTEAAEEEDGGGESGAKSKLSGLLWHGGSAYDAWFSCASNQVAQVLLTLPYSFAQLGMLSGILFQIFYGVMGSWTAYLISILYLEYRTRKERDKVDFRNHVIQWFEVLDGLLGRHWRNAGLAFNCTFLLFGSVIQLIGCASNIYYVNDRLDKRTWTYIFGACCATTVFIPSFHNYRVWSFLGLVMTTYTAWYIAVASLLNGQVEGVTHSGPTRIVLYFTGATNILYTFGGHAVTVEIMHAMWRPQKFKSIYLLATVYVLTLTLPSASAAYWAFGDALLTHSNALALLPRTRFRDAAVVLMLIHQFITFGFACTPLYFVWEKLIGLHDCRSLCKRAAARLPVVVPIWFLAIIFPFFGPINSAVGSLLVSFTVYIIPALAHMVTFRSPQSRENAVERPPKFAGGWTGAYVINSFVVAWVLVVGFGFGGWASITNFVQQVNSFGLFAKCYQCPPHLAAPPVLLAPPPMAPTPSMPPVMSLNTTGGAGLFPPASAPAPAPSPMMHFFLRHHHHRHHGRHGL; encoded by the exons ATGCCCCAGCTGCTGGAGTGCTGCCTCCCCGTGCTCTCTCCATATAAACACACCACCCCTCCTCTGCTCTGCACACTCCAACCAAGCACTACACACTCACACACTCACTCACACACAAGCTCGCTCGGTGACAGGAGAGCTCAAGGTATGGCGGCGGGAAGCGGAGGCATCGCCGACGAGAAGGCGCCTGAGGCGTTCGGGCTGAGCCGGCACACCACGGAGGCGGCAGAGGAggaagacggcggcggcgagtcgggCGCCAAGTCCAAGCTGTCCGGCCTGCTGTGGCACGGCGGGTCTGCCTACGACGCTTGGTTCAGCTGCGCCTCCAACCAA GTGGCTCAGGTGCTTCTGACGCTGCCCTACTCGTTCGCGCAGCTGGGGATGCTGAGCGGCATCCTGTTCCAGATCTTCTACGGGGTGATGGGCAGCTGGACGGCGTACCTGATCAGCATCCTGTACCTGGAGTACCGCACCCGGAAGGAGCGCGACAAGGTGGACTTCAGGAACCACGTGATCCAGTGGTTCGAGGTCCTGGACGGCCTCCTGGGCCGGCACTGGCGCAACGCCGGGCTGGCCTTCAACTGCACGttcctcctcttcggctccGTGATCCAGCTCATCGGCTGCGCCAGCAACATCTACTACGTCAACGACCGGCTGGACAAGCGGACGTGGACCTACATCTTCGGCGCCTGCTGCGCCACCACCGTCTTCATCCCCTCCTTCCACAACTACCGCGTCTGGTCCTTCCTCGGCCTCGTCATGACCACCTACACCGCCTGGTACATCGCCGTCGCGTCGCTGCTCAACGGCCAGGTCGAGGGGGTCACGCACTCCGGCCCCACCAGGATCGTGCTCTACTTCACCGGCGCCACCAACATCCTCTACACCTTCGGGGGGCACGCCGTCACAGT GGAGATCATGCACGCGATGTGGCGCCCTCAAAAGTTCAAGTCCATCTACCTGCTGGCGACGGTGTACGTGCTGACGCTGACGctcccctccgcctccgcggCGTACTGGGCGTTCGGCGACGCGCTCCTCACGCACTCCAACGCGCTGGCGCTGCTCCCGCGCACCCGCTTCCGCGACGCCGCGGTGGTGCTCATGCTCATCCACCAGTTCAtcaccttcggcttcgcctgCACCCCGCTCTACTTCGTCTGGGAGAAGCTCATCGGCCTCCACGACTGCCGCAGCCTCTGCAAGCGCGCCGCCGCCAGGCTCCCCGTCGTCGTGCCCATCTGGTTCCTCGCCATCATCTTCCCCTTCTTCGGGCCCATCAACTCCGCCGTCGGCTCCCTCCTCGTCAGCTTCACCGTCTACATCATCCCGGCGCTGGCGCACATGGTCACCTTCAGGTCCCCACAGTCGCGTGAG AACGCCGTGGAGCGGCCGCCGAAGTTCGCCGGAGGATGGACTGGCGCGTACGTGATCAACTCCTTCGTGGTGGCGTGGGTGCTGGTGGTCGGCTTCGGGTTCGGCGGCTGGGCCAGCATCACCAACTTTGTGCAGCAGGTCAACTCCTTTGGGCTCTTCGCCAAGTGCTACCAGTGCCCGCCGCACCTCGCTGCTCCGCCGGTGCtcctcgcgccaccacccatgGCCCCAACCCCCTCGATGCCACCGGTAATGTCACTCAACACCACCGGTGGCGCTGGACTCTTCCCTCCAGCTTCGGCTCCAGCTCCGGCACCGTCTCCGATGATGCACTTcttcctccgccaccaccaccaccggcaccaCGGCCGCCACGGCCTGTGA